One genomic window of Paraburkholderia acidiphila includes the following:
- a CDS encoding deoxynucleoside kinase, which yields MSTAPLPVVSARATRPAALQYIVIEGPIGAGKTTLATRLAERWSMQTLFESNAENPFLERVYRDTAPSSHALAAQLHIALQREQLSREVAARRAANVPLVTNFLAERNDLFARLTLAEDELPLYRALASRLTSSAPAPDLVVYLQASPEALYARIQKRAIPRELPISSAFLRALCDSYNDFFYHYDHAPVLTVGAEHLDLLDSDADLALVAERIETMRGRKESFVKGTSL from the coding sequence ATGAGCACGGCACCCCTGCCCGTCGTCAGCGCACGCGCCACGCGGCCCGCAGCGCTTCAGTACATCGTCATCGAAGGGCCGATCGGCGCGGGCAAGACCACGCTCGCCACGCGCCTCGCCGAACGCTGGTCGATGCAGACGCTGTTCGAATCGAACGCGGAAAATCCGTTCCTGGAGCGTGTGTATCGCGACACCGCGCCTTCGTCGCATGCGCTCGCCGCGCAGTTGCATATCGCCTTGCAGCGCGAGCAGCTTTCGCGCGAAGTGGCCGCGCGCCGTGCCGCGAACGTGCCGCTCGTGACGAATTTCCTCGCCGAACGCAACGACCTCTTCGCGCGCCTCACGCTCGCTGAAGACGAATTGCCGCTCTACCGCGCGCTCGCCTCGCGTTTGACGTCATCCGCTCCCGCGCCCGACCTCGTCGTCTATCTGCAGGCGAGCCCCGAGGCGCTCTACGCGCGTATCCAGAAGCGGGCAATACCGCGCGAGCTGCCGATCTCGAGCGCGTTCCTGCGTGCGCTCTGCGACAGCTACAACGATTTTTTCTATCATTACGATCATGCGCCGGTGCTCACCGTCGGCGCGGAACATCTGGATCTGCTCGATTCCGATGCGGACCTAGCGCTCGTCGCCGAACGCATTGAGACGATGCGCGGCCGCAAGGAATCCTTCGTCAAGGGCACGTCGCTATAA
- the folK gene encoding 2-amino-4-hydroxy-6-hydroxymethyldihydropteridine diphosphokinase has translation MTVAWLGIGANLGDARQTLKDAVVCLAQQHTLTVVAKSSLYRTAPIDAGGDDYYNCVVKVETSLDGHALLALCQRVEHHFGRERPFRNAPRTLDIDILLYGNVSIDETDLVVPHPRMTGRAFALVPLVEIDPELVIPGLGPASAFLAAVADQRIEKVKPLCQCMGAAPAPDTPPAGNCR, from the coding sequence ATGACGGTTGCCTGGCTGGGAATTGGCGCGAATCTGGGGGATGCGCGCCAAACCCTCAAAGACGCGGTGGTGTGCCTTGCACAACAGCACACCCTTACCGTCGTCGCCAAATCGAGTCTGTACCGCACCGCGCCCATCGACGCGGGCGGCGACGACTATTACAACTGCGTCGTGAAGGTCGAGACGAGTCTCGACGGACACGCGCTGCTCGCGCTGTGCCAGCGTGTGGAGCATCACTTCGGCCGGGAGCGTCCCTTTCGCAACGCGCCCCGTACGCTCGACATCGATATCCTGCTTTACGGCAACGTCTCTATCGACGAGACCGACCTCGTCGTGCCGCATCCACGCATGACGGGCCGTGCGTTCGCGCTCGTGCCGCTCGTCGAGATCGATCCCGAACTCGTGATTCCGGGTCTCGGGCCCGCCAGCGCGTTTCTTGCCGCCGTGGCCGACCAGCGCATCGAGAAGGTCAAGCCGCTGTGCCAGTGCATGGGCGCAGCGCCCGCACCCGACACGCCGCCCGCCGGCAACTGCCGATGA